From the genome of Syngnathoides biaculeatus isolate LvHL_M chromosome 4, ASM1980259v1, whole genome shotgun sequence:
aggggcggggaTTACTTAGAGGTTAGACGctttaattgtttttatattttatttttctctttttattattgtggtgCTGTTAAAATCGCTTTGATTCAAAAAGGGTTAATTACAAGTCAGGGGTCTGTTCAGACTCCTGCCCCAAGGGGAGACCACACCCTTTGATTATGCGCTATTTCTGCGCATTTTCAACCTTTCAACCTGACTCTCCTCCTCACCTCACCAATTGTTCCGCTACAAATTTAAACGCAGTCAtgagttcaaatgtttttcgGTGATGCTCAATGATCACGCGTAATGCATTACAGTGCAATCttcaaccacaataataaacatttttatatttagatCTCTCTGACAATGTTGGTCGAGTTCTTGTATTGGAAACCATTTGGATATTTTAGATACTCAAAGCTCGATATTTGAAAGTTGCATGGCAGTCGTGACAGCTTGCTGCAAGAGGTGAGCTGCAGTGCCATAAATTGGCCTGGGTGAGCGTGAGCTTCAACTATAAGACCGAACGCAGTGAAATTGCGCAAAACCAATGCGAAAGAGGTGGATGATTCAACTGCGTTAACATTCCTGGTGCAATATTGCGAAAGATGTAGCAAGGATCGGCGCAATGTCGGAATGCGATGCGTGCCACGGTGCCATAACACAGCACAGTACTTCACAATAAAGCTCATAAAGTTTGCACAGTGGAAAGAGTCTCAAGAGAAGTACCTGCGTGGCCTGCAAGGACGACTGCATCTCCTGCAGCTCCTCCTCGTGAATCTTCCTGAGGAAGGCGATCTCATCCAGCAGCGACTCTACTTTCTTCTCGAGCTCCAGGCGCGCCAGGGTGGCGTCGTCCACGTCCTTGCGGTAGCCCTTCAGGGTGTTCTCGGCCTCTTCTCGCAGCCTGGTCTCCTCGTCGAGCTTCTCCCGCAGGCGTTCCACAGCCTCGTTCATCTGCACGCAGTCCAGTTGCATCTGGTTCTTCTCGTGGGTCAGCTCCTCGACGCGCGCGCGGAGCTCCCGAATCTCCTGCTCGTAGAGCTCGTGGAGGCGCGACGGCTCGCTGTTGCGCTGCCGCAGCAAAGTCACTTCCGCCTCAAGAACTTTGTTCTGCTGCTCCAAGTTGTGCACTTTCTCGATGAAGGACACGAAGCGGTCGTTGAGCCCCTGCAGCTGTTCCTTCTCGTTGGTTCGGATGATCTTCAGCTCGTTGGTGACCGCCGTCGACTGGCTCAGGTCCATCAGGGAATCCTGCATGGAGGAGAAGACGCGCCCGGGTGCGGCGCTCCTGCGGTAGGTGGTAGAGGAGATGACCGAGGGGGATCCGTAGACGCGGCTGCGGTACCCCGAAGAGTGCACGCGGGACGGGCTACTGCTGCCCGCGACCGCGCGGCCGGCCCGCGGGGCATCGCCGAAAATCTTCCGGTAGGAGCTGCTGCTGTACATCTCACTGGAGTAACTCATGTCTGCTGCAACACTGTCTGCTGAGCCCTGAAAGTGGCGTCCGGGAGAGCGTGAGACACCGCGTGAGATCGAGCGAGGTGTGCGCGCACCGATGAGCTCCAAGCAGGTGCTTTTATAGGGAGGGCGCATGCGCAGCATCTGACGCAGGGACAGCGCGAggtgggatggatggatggatgcgggGGGACACGGGGTGGGTCGGGACCTGCTACCCCTTGCACAATATCTGCACCCTCTTGGGAGAGCAAAATTCATACATTCTGTGCTTCTCTACTATCGTGAAACCCAAGCATCGACGTGCAACTCGACAAAAGAAAAACGCCTAGGACACGTGTATAAACTTGAAATTAACTTCCAACCTTATAAAACCACATGATAAGCAAGTGATGaactaaaaacaaagaaaaagacagacACCCTTTTTTCCCTATGCCACTGCTGTTTAACAGGGTGTGTTTTTTGGGACTGCAGTCTCCCCCGCCCCTCCGATCCCCACCTCTACAGAGAGACGATCACTTTTGTGATATGCTCTCAAACACCCCTTGACGTGCATAAAATTTCCGTTACAGATACCCTTTACTGGTGATAATTAGAATAATTAGTCATTATGTGACAATTAAGTCATACCTCTGGTCTTGGTCCTGATTCAAGATGGTCTGGAGAGACCAcacccctacacacacacacacacacacacacacacacacactgcggcTTTCCACCTCAATACAATAAAGATGAACAAAAGCAAAGTCATTGTAACTAACTt
Proteins encoded in this window:
- the neff1 gene encoding low molecular weight neuronal intermediate filament, encoding MLRMRPPYKSTCLELIGARTPRSISRGVSRSPGRHFQGSADSVAADMSYSSEMYSSSSYRKIFGDAPRAGRAVAGSSSPSRVHSSGYRSRVYGSPSVISSTTYRRSAAPGRVFSSMQDSLMDLSQSTAVTNELKIIRTNEKEQLQGLNDRFVSFIEKVHNLEQQNKVLEAEVTLLRQRNSEPSRLHELYEQEIRELRARVEELTHEKNQMQLDCVQMNEAVERLREKLDEETRLREEAENTLKGYRKDVDDATLARLELEKKVESLLDEIAFLRKIHEEELQEMQSSLQATQVSVEMDMSKPDLAAALKDIRAQYENLSCRNQAQAEEWYRSKFATVTEAAARNQDAIKHSKEELTEYRRQVQARTLEIEALRGHNEALERQIAEMEDRHNHEIGDMQDTIQQLEAALRSTKGEMSRHLREYQDLLNVKMALDIEIAAYRKLLEGEECRLSSVGGAVVQSGYPGFSYMSSRTYSLGAYRKSKPEEEEGGEEDKEEEEEEEEEEEGEDEDEGDDQEGGEGEEEEEEEEEKPKGKDEKKKETPTEKTSKN